A single window of Rana temporaria chromosome 1, aRanTem1.1, whole genome shotgun sequence DNA harbors:
- the ABCE1 gene encoding ATP-binding cassette sub-family E member 1, translating to MADKLTRIAIVNHDKCKPKKCRQECKKSCPVVRMGKLCIEVTAQSKIVWLSETLCIGCGICIKKCPFVALSIVNLPSNLEKETTHRYCANAFKLHRLPTPRPGEVLGLVGTNGIGKSTALKILAGKQKPNLGRFDDPPDWQEILTYFRGSELQNYFTKILEDDLKAIIKPQYVDQIPKAAKGPVGTILNRKDETKTQTRVCELLDLTHLRDRNVEDLSGGELQRFACAVVCIQKADIFMFDEPSSYLDVKQRLKAAITIRSLINPDRYIIVVEHDLSVLDYLSDFICCLYGVPSAYGVVTMPFSVREGINIFLDGYVPTENLRFRDTSLVFKVAETANEEEIKKMCMYKYPSMRKQMGDFQLRIVSGEFTDSEIMVMLGENGTGKTTFIRMLAGRLKPEEGGDVPFLNVSYKPQKISPKSTGSVRQLLHEKIRDAYTHPQFVTDVMKPMQIENIIDQEVQTLSGGELQRVALALCLGKPADVYLIDEPSAYLDSEQRLMAARVIKRFILHAKKTAFIVEHDFIMATYLADRVIVFDGIPSRDTVANSPQTLLAGMNKFLSQLEITFRRDPNNYRPRINKMNSIKDVDQKKSGNYFFLDD from the exons ATGGCTGACAAGTTAACAAGAATTGCTATTGTTAATCATGACAAATGCAAGCCAAAGAAGTGTCGTCAAGAGTGCAAGAAAAGCTGTCCTGTTGTACGAATGG gAAAACTGTGCATTGAGGTCACTGCACAGAGCAAGATTGTATGGCTTTCAGAAACCCTCTGCATCGGATGTGGTATCTGTATCAAG AAATGTCCCTTTGTAGCTTTGTCCATTGTTAACCTGCCAAGTAACCTGGAAAAGGAAACCACTCACCGATATTGTGCCAATGCCTTTAAGCTTCACAG gttGCCTACTCCCCGACCTGGTGAGGTGCTTGGATTGGTTGGCACTAATGGTATTGGGAAATCCACAGCTTTGAAAATTTTGGCTGGAAAGCAAAAACCTAATCTTGGGAGGTTTGAT GATCCCCCAGATTGGCAAGAAATACTGACTTATTTCAGGGGTTCAGAATTGCAAAACTATTTCACCAAAATTTTGGAGGATGATTTGAAGGCCATCATCAAGCCTCAGTACGTGGACCAAATTCCAAAAGCCGCAAAG GGCCCTGTGGGGACCATTTTAAATCGAAAAGATGAAACAAAAACCCAAACTAGGGTTTGTGAACTGCTGG ATCTGACTCATTTGAGGGACAGAAATGTGGAAGACCTTTCTGGAGGGGAGCTTCAGCGGTTTGCGTGTGCTGTTGTCTGTATTCAAAAAGCTGACAT CTTCATGTTTGATGAACCATCCAGTTACTTGGATGTAAAGCAACGTCTTAAAGCTGCCATTACCATCAGATCTCTGATTAACCCTGACCG ttacatCATTGTTGTAGAGCACGATCTCAGTGTTTTGGACTATCTTTCTGACTTCATTTGCTGCTTATACGGTGTTCCAAGTGCTTATGGCGTAGTCACTATGCCTTTCAGCGTCAGAGAAG gtatcaACATTTTTCTGGATGGTTATGTTCCTACCGAAAACTTAAGATTTAGGGACACCTCACTGGTTTTTAAGGTGGCAGAAACTGCCAacgaagaagaaataaaaaagatgtgcATGTATAAGTACCCGTCAATGAGAAAGCAGATGGGGGATTTCCAACTGAGGATTGTGTCTGGAGAGTTCACGGACTCTGAAATCATGGTCATGCTGGGAGAGAATG gaACTGGCAAAACTACATTTATTCGAATGCTTGCTGGTAGGCTGAAACCAGAGGAAGGAG GTGATGTACCATTCCTTAATGTGAGCTACAAACCACAGAAAATCAGTCCTAAGTCTACA GGAAGTGTCCGCCAACTGCTACATGAGAAGATTAGAGATGCCTACACCCATCCTCAGTTTGTAACCGATGTGATGAAACCGATGCAAATTGAAAATATTATCGATCAAGAG GTGCAGACGTTGTCTGGAGGTGAGTTGCAACGTGTGGCTTTGGCACTGTGTTTGGGTAAACCTGCCGATGTGTACCTAATTGATGAGCCTTCAGCATATTTGGATTCTGAACAACGTCTCATGGCCGCCAGAGTCATCAAAcg attcattcttcATGCCAAAAAGACCGCATTTATTGTGGAGCACGATTTTATTATGGCCACTTATCTTGCTGACCGTGTTATCGTCTTTGATGGCATCCCATCTCGGGATACAGTTGCAAACAG